TAGTCAGCTCTCTTTTTGCTTCCATGCTAATATCGTAATTCCTGTTACTGTTCCCCCTTATTTAGGGGAGTCAGGACCCTGTTTCTAGCTCCTCAAACAATTGATTTCCTTATTGGTGCTGTATCATCTTGATTTGAGCACTACGCAAATTTACATCTTATtaagttttgttcttggaaTATCGCATAGGTGTGTATGCTGCTGGACGTCCTTTGGAGGATGCAGAATCTCGAACCATCTTTGTTAACAATGTAATAGCTCCTCTTCTTGTTCAAGGTTTAACATATTGTCTTGGTTCTGTGCATTGTCAGTTTCGATTATATTTTGTTATGAATGCACAGGTCCATTTTGCTGCTACAAAAGATAGTCTTTCTCGACATTTCAACAAGTTTGGGGAAGTGCTAAAAGTGGTGATACTTACTGATGCAGCAACTGGGCAACCTAAAGGGTAAGATGTGTCGTCTCATCCAAatccttcctttttctttgaggatgatacacattcagttgtttttttttggctaaatAACTTTACTTGAGCAGGTCGGCCTATGTAGAGTTCACACGGAAGGAGGCGGCAGACAATGCATTATCTCTGGATGGAACCTCCTTCATGTCCCGGATCCTTAAGGTAATGATTATCTCTGATGGTTTTTGCTATTGTGAGCTCTTTGGGAATATACATCATATTTAGCTTGCTTCTTAATATATGATCTTGTAAGGTATAAATAGTTCATAGCAGGGAATATGTGTGTTGATTGCATTTTGGGCTGTGACCGAAAATGAACATGGAATGGTTTTAATCTTTAGGGTTTAAAAGGTAGTTACTTTGCAACAAAATATTGACCTTGTTATCATCCTATTGCAGGTTGTGAAGAGGGGCGCTGCACATCAAGAAGCAGCTCCTGTCATCACATGGCCACGGATTGCCCGGGGATCCCCATTTGCCACTGCGAGGTTTGCTAGGTCGCCTTTCCCAAGAGGCATGTCTGGTGCATATAGGCCTCGTCCCCTAATCAAACCTGGTGCCAGGAGCATGCAGTGGAAGCGGGATACTCAAGCCACTCCAGGTGAGAGTGGTCCTCCAGTCACTGGCAATCCTGTTCCTTCTCCGACAGCTCGTAGTCTAACCTACGTGCGAACAGAACCCAAGCCAGAGGGCAACTAGTCCAAAAATGTTACCTTCAGCAATATGCTCGACTTGAAATTGCACCACTTGAAATGCTAGAGGTTTTTGGAAATCCAATAAATTGGAGTATATTCTTTTTGTAAATGGTGGAGAACATTGTTACATGGAGGCTGAAGTGGAGGGGAAGGTTTCCCTACTCGcaaatttttggtttattcTTTTGATTTGGAGATAAAAGAGGGGTTTGGTTGTTATGGCATGGGATAAAGCGAGGGAAAGTATTTTGGATCGAGTACTTAGGTGTTTCTTCCGGAGATAATATTGTTCGCGATAAAATTTGTGAATAGGGCTGACGGATATATGGTTTCTTTTTGGAAGGATAATCTGTTGATTTTGCTTTGTAATATTTATACATtgataaaccaaaaaaaagggtaaaaaggATGAAAAGAGAGATTAGTTGCCTCGTATGgtgttattttctatttttgtttagATATATTGCAAATTCAATTTAGTAACGTCTGTCATGATATTCCGCGTTTTTCAGTAATGAAGATGCTAAATGTTCTTGAATGAATCACTgccaaataagaaaattagaaTAATATACCCCAAAAAGAAGATAACAGGGTTAGTTATTCTAATTGTTGCCACCATATATTTTGCCAGTTACAATTGCACAAACAAACCACTCACATAAGCTTGCTGCATCctaaatataatttccaaAGACATTTCCAAATGTCGAACAACATAAGATTTCGTTTATATCGCCGTAAAATGAATCCGGACCATTGTTTAAGTTGATTATGGTCTAAATGTGACAACATACATGTAGCAGGAACTGCTGGTATTTTCAGATGGGTGAACTGATAATGCCATTGGCTTGATTTATAGGCTGGTTTGGTAGACACAGATGGGATTATTAGAGTCGTTTTCACTTCCCGTAAAATGAAAGGATACAAAAATCCAATAACATAACAACCATTTAACAAAATTCATGAAAACAATCTCATGAACAAGAATTAAAACTCATCTTGTAAGCACAGCAAACAAGACTCCAACTGACAAACCAGCAATACACAAGAAAGAAACCCCGCGAACCCGAACAAAGAAGACATTCAAATTCTTAGCAACCTGAAGAGTGAGTGTCAAAATCTGCAACCGACCTTGCTCCTCCATCTTCTTAAAGAAGTAGATCGGCTTCAAACTCTGCCTCAACATGAATGCCAATGAGATCGGCAACCCAAATGCCAAAATGCTCTGAATTGAGACCTCTGGAATTGGCGTGGACTTGGTTATGTATGAAATCCAAGCTCCAACACCAAGCTGGACCAACCCCAGAAGAGCAAATGCCCTGCTCAGATTATACATGTTCTTTGCCATCCCTTCAAGAACTTCTCTGGTCTCATTGGCCAAGGATGATAGATCTCGCTCCACGGTCGGTCCTTCAATTTCTTGGTGCTTGAAATCAGGGTTTTGACTAGGGTATTCACTTGGGTTTTGGGGCTTTTCAGATTCTGATGGTGGTGAACTAGAGGTTGAAAGAAATCTGGGTCTTTGATCTGATAACCATAAATTGGTACCGAAACTTGAACATGACTGTGTAAAACcaaaattgggttttttggGTTGTGGATCAAAAACCCTTTGGTGCATAAATTCAGGGTTTTGAGTACTGGATTTTCTAGTTGGTACCCAACTGACATTGAGGTTTAtgggttttggatttggtGCTGTTTTGTAGTCTTTGACAATGGTGGTGGGGTTTGAGGGTGTTTGTGAGAAAGTGGAATTGGAGGAGTGGGTGAAGGGTTTAGGCGTAGAGTCTTGGAGATTTTGGGTGGCGAGGTAGGCGGAGGATACAGACCATGATGAATAAGGATGAGAGAGCCTTGCAAACTTGGAGCTGAATCTGCGTGAGATCATGGCGGCCATTTTTGGTGAAACAAAAATTCAGAGAGAcgcagagacagagagagggtTGGGAGAGAGTGAGAGCCGTAAGGTAAAATTTTAGACTTGTCAGCAGAATGACCCCAATGTAGTCACCCGGCCCAAAATTATTTCAAGCGGGCCATTGTGCAGACCCAAATTGGAATATTAGATTGGGGAAGgagtttaataaataaataaataaggattATTTGATTCGATTTTCTAAATGTAGTTTCTACTTGCTTGTTACTGCgttatttcaaaataaaataaaataaaataaaataactggTTTATGTGTTAGGATATTGTTTGATGTCATATCTCAAAAGTGGACAATCTTAATTTTGTTGTCTATTGTCGTtcattcatattataacacgtgaaTAAATTctcatattataacatgtgaataaacaaattttaatgTTATATTAAGTGAAAAAGTTATACTATGTAACAGTATCTCAgtaatttctcattttctagaatttttagGCATTATATGATAACCACTGTGTGAAAGTGTGACCATAATAAAAATGGGCCTGAAATAATTAGGGTGGGTCGAACCAAATCAAAGAAAGATTCATGTCATTACACGCTAATAAGATTTTGACTTGATTTGGATCAACCAAATGGGGCCAAATGTCCTATTAAGGAACTTTAGGAAATCTTATCCAAAAGGTAAAACTTTCTCAAATCATTCCATAGAATTCAGAATAGATAAAGTGGCTCAAATTGAGGACTAAGATATAGTAAGAAATCCTTAGCTTCCCAACGAAATGAGGTAAGAGATCAACGCGATTATGCGACAATATATTTGGTATTAAGAATGGTATTTGGACCTAAATTGAAAATAAGAGCTCAGCCAAGATTTCTGCAATACAACTTGCACTTGCATTTGTGAGATAAAAAGTACTTGGAACACATTCTCACTATAGGTAGCTAACAATATCAATTGAAAGCTTGGAAAATGGAGATCATgcaccaaaataaataaataaaagaacaagaaagaaaaagagcaaaACCCAGAACCAGAAGCTCTTTTAATTTATTCCATTATAAGTAAAAAGAAATGAGAACCAAGAGAGATACCCACCAATCTCTATGAAGTAGTCAATAATTCATGAGCTCTCCCTTAACtctcatttttttataaaaaacataaattaatttactgCATGTAGTAAGCAATGAAGGACACAATGGAGGCACCAACCACGGACCCCAAGACAGGGAGGCTGGCAGAGGCATCATTTGCGGCTCCTCCCGGTCCTGGGGCAGGGGCGGGGCTGTGGGTGTAGGCGTGACCCTCATGAGCCATCACAGCGCTGACAGAGGCGGCGGCGAAGAGGACAGCGCAGACAATCTTCTTCATTTCCATGGTGGCCTTGTGGTGGAATTTGTTGGGCTGAGATCGGTGAAACTTGACGTTGAAGATGAGCAGTGAAGAGTATTCGCTGAAAACGCCTTGGAGTTGAGAGTGCTGCCTTGGGAGTTTGGTGGGGGGTTTAGGAGGGATTTAAGGGAGATTTTTCATGCCTATCTTTTTGGAATATCGAAATTGATAGGTTTAATACCATTTTTggcattttctgttttggggtaaatcataatattgttggtAAAGCTAACTCTTTTGTATATtattagtaattaaataataaaataattataaatattggATCAGTACGGGTTTTTATCTGGTTAGAGATTGTTACTTGTCTTTTTAACCAAACGTTTTGGTACGGATCGGATTAGAataattaaacataaaaaataattattaaaccaAACAATCGATACGATCAGTACGCAGATAATTCGAATGAGATATACACCTCTAAACATGATATAAGGGATTATAAAAAATGTTAGGGTATATCGGGTATTGTGGTAAAGTGTTTGGTTATCTATAAAAAACGgaagaaaagaacaattaATGCATTGGATATTAATTGCTGACAATATGATGCAATATTTCCGAGTTTGTGCTAAGGAAATCCATTTCTCATGGTTTATTTGACGTATGATTAAGTGTAATGTCTGTTAAAACAAATTTGCCAAATAAAATTTGGGATATTGAGATTTATAATAAACTAGTCCCTtggcacatgctcacgcacatgtgtcaattggttttctttttattttttattttatttatagaattaaaaaaagataacatgggtagttatgttccataaaagtaggacctattatctgattttgttttaattttaatttttttaaatatgaaaaaaaaatgtgaatttaccatattatcctcatttaattaataatttcaatttttaatgtttcaatGAACTAAtggtattttctggtattttgaatgtttcacaattctttgccttttgctttatatatttgcATAATAAAATTTGGGATATTGAgatttataataaattacaATGGTTAGGGTGTTCGGTTTCACTCCCAAATCATGGCCAATTAAGAGTGAATTAAAATAAGAGGtgaaaccaaatcaaaccaaactcTTGTGCTGTTTAGGCTCAGTTTGGGATTGCTgtcactttttttaaaaaagttgcTTCTGCTGTGCTTTGAAAATATTTAGCTGTAAAGTAAAGCAGTTCTATTTTTGGTAaacaataattttaaagtgttgttagtacaaaaagcagtgtcaaaaccatttggtaaattttaatataaaattgttgtaactgtgaataatgactaaaatagacaTGATGTTAAAAGTGTTATGTACTAATCATATGGTGGTAGTGGTAGTGATGGAGTGGAGGTGGTTGTGGTGATGAAGGTGGAgttggtggttgtggttgcggtggtggtggtggggatggcggttgtggaggtggtggtgttggtgttggttgtggtggtggtggtggtggtgaccCCTTNNNNNNNNNNNNNNNNNNNNNNNNNNNNNNNNNNNNNNNNNNNNNNNNNNNNNNNNNNNNNNNNNNNNNNNNNNNNNNNNNNNNNNNNNNNNNNNNNNNNNNNNNNNNNNNNNNNNNNNNNNNNNNNNNNNNNNNNNNNNNNNNNNNNNNNNNNNNNNNNNNNNNNNNNNNNNNNNNNNNNNNNNNNNNNNNNNNNNNNNNNNNNNNNNNNNNNNNNNNNNNNNNNNNNNNNNNNNNNNNNNNNNNNNNNNNNNNNNNNNNNNNNNNNNNNNNNNNNNNNNNNNNNNNNNNNNNNNNNNNNNNNNNNNNNNNNNNNNNNNNNNNNNNNNNNNNNNNNNNNNNNNNNNNNNNNNNNNNNNNNNNNNNNNNNNNNNNNNNNNNNNNNNNNNNNNNNNNNNNNNNNNNNNNNNNNNNNNNNNNNNNNNNNNNNNNNNNNNNNNNNNNNNNNNNNNNNNNNNNNNNNNNNNNNNNNNNNNNNNNNNNNNNNNNNNNNNNNNNNNNNNNNNNNNNNNNNNNNNNNNNNNNNNNNNNNNNNNNNNNNNNNNNNNNNNNNNNNNNNNNNNNNNNNNNNNNNNNNNNNNNNNNNNNNNNNNNNNNNNNNNNNNNNNNNNNNNNNNNNNNNNNNNNNNNNNNNNNNNNNNNNNNNNNNNNNNNNNNNNNNNNNNNNNNNNNNNNNNNNNNNNNNNNNNNNNNNNNNNNNNNNNNNNNNNNNNNNNNNNNNNNNNNNNNNNNNNNNNNNNNNNNNNNNNNNNNNNNNNNNNNNNNNNNNNNNNNNNNNNNNNNNNNNNNNNNNNNNNNNNNNNNNNNNNNNNNNNNNNNNNNNNNNNNNNNNNNNNNNNNNNNNNNNNNNNNNNNNNNNNNNNNNNNNNNNNNNNNNNNNNNNNNNNNNNNNNNNNNNNNNNNNNNNNNNNNNNNNNNNNNNNNNNNNNNNNNNNNNNNNNNNNNNNNNNNNNNNNNNNNNNNNNNNNNNNNNNNNNNNNNNNNNNNNNNNNNNNNNNNNNNNNNNNNNNNNNNNNNNNNNNNNNNNNNNNNNNNNNNNNNNNNNNNNNNNNNNNNNNNNNNNNNNNNNNNNNNNNNNNNNNNNNNNNNNNNNNNNNNNNNNNNNNNNNNNNNNNNNNNNNNNNNNNNNNNNNNNNNNNNNNNNNNNNNNNNNNNNNNNNNNNNNNNNNNNNNNNNNNNNNNNNNNNNNNNNNNNNNNNNNNNNNNNNNNNNNNNNNNNNNNNNNNNNNNNNNNNNNNNNNNNNNNNNNNNNNNNNNNNNNNNNNNNNNNNNNNNNNNNNNNNNNNNNNNNNNNNNNNNNNNNNNNNNNNNNNNNNNNNNNNNNNNNNNNNNNNNNNNNNNNNNNNNNNNNNNNNNNNNNNNNNNNNNNNNNNNNNNNNNNNNNNNNNNNNNNNNNNNNNNNNNNNNNNNNNNNNNNNNNNNNNNNNNNNNNNNNNNNNNNNNNNNNNNNNNNNNNNNNNNNNNNNNNNNNNNNNNNNNNNNNNNNNNNNGCTCTACCATTTTGCTAATCCCCTTTAGGCCATCGGCtctaaggaaccccaggtggGCAAGCCAGCAGAGATATCGCTGCTTGATTTTTGTGCTTTTGGAGGTTTTGGTGCTCCGGTGGCTTTATCCTTGCCTTTCTTACGAGCCATCACAACGCTGACAAATGCAGCAGCAAAGAGGACAAAGCAAGcaatcttcttcatcttcatttcCATGGCTAAGTTGGTGGTTTGTTAATTAGGCAAATACTAGCCGAGCTCCAAGAGAAATATTGAGAATGTGATTAATATTGTCAATGATCACTGAGTCCAGTCCGAGGAAAGTGGTGAGATTGTGAGTGATTTATGTACGGGAGGAGAGGTTCATGATGTTTTGGGTTTGAGTAAAGTTAATATTTTCCATATttagtcttttctttttcaactcCTGATAGGGCATAGCTATATTTAGGTGAATGCTACACTGTGTTTACTTTGCATGTTGAGAATTTCATGTGGACAGAAGTGATTGTAGCATGTTTGGGTTGTGTGGGTCTTGTCGTTAACACTTGGTCACTCATcaataaaaggaaaggaaaacgAAGCAGGCAATAATAAGAAAGACACAATTTGATAGTTTTGTGAACTTGAGAGACATTTTGTGatataaattcttttatttaaatactGAATGTTAAACTTGATGCAGACTTTGAAATATCTAGATCTTCTAGTTCTAGGTGTATGTAGGtactaaattattaatttcctGTACACAACTTTGTCCAAATGTATGCACATGCAGTTCTGAAACCTCTAACAAAggtgaaaacaaagaaaatggttTCATTTCGGAAAATCTCTTCAAAACCAAACATATATGATGCGATCCACGAGACTGGCTTCATAATTtttgagaggaaaaaaaaaaaccaagattCTATCTTCATAAGCTAATAAGTTATACTAGGGGTGGGTGCGGTCCGATTTTTCCCTTGAATTGGAATCGAAACCAAAAATTACACacaggcaaaacaaaaaaaacagaaaaaacccTTGGAAAGTGAGcacattttttcaaatataacAGTTGCTtccttatttgtttttgttaaaaaaaccTATAATATGTCTATAAATATcttcaaatttcataaatttttttcattcactTCATTCAACATTTCTTACAAATTTTATCACATTCTCTACTTATTCACAACATTCCacacttaaatttttttaatcaaatattttccatacttatttttttgtcaaatattTTCCACACTTGTCAGAAAAATTGTTAAATACAAATGCACTATGCTTCAAAAGCAATAATGCAAATGTACTTTTTTTGGCAACAAAAATATGCATTTATATGGgactgaaaagaaagaaagagtagAATGTCGGAGATCATCACAATTttagaaacagaaaaagatcTAAAGGCGGCAACTACCTTTCAAGTGATACATACATTAATATTAGGAGTGCAATTAAAGGAAGGAAAAACTACATAAAAACTATAAATTATAGGGTCATTTTCAAGTTCGGATCTAATTTTAGAGATATTTATGAGTACATACTTAAACTCCCGGAAACTCTACAATTTACTCCATCTGTTAGCCAAACCGTTAATTAATCTGTTAAATGCTGATGTGACATTTGTAgaacctattttttaattgacgtGGACTccacataagaaataaaagaaataaaacaataaaataaaataaaaaagaataaaaaactaaaaaaccgaaagaaataaaaactaatCTTCTCCGCAACCCCACCCTCTTCctcagagaaaaaagaagtaaagatAGCCCACCCCCCTCCGCCACTCCCTCTAATATCCCCCTCCCTTCCAGCCCAACCTCCAACCCACCCTCCCACATCATCATCCGTCATGAAAAAACTGGTGCCACCTTCGTCGATCGATTTCTCACCTCACCCAGATGTCGACGCTGTCGGGAACCCAAACCTCCCCTCACAACATCATCTAGCACCGTCGCGAACCTTTGATATGCGAAACCTAGGTGGTTGGGTCGTTGTCGACCTTGAAAACTAAGCAATGTTGTCGCGAACCCATATGCCGAATCTGCCATACGTCTCCAAAGATGCGCTGATCTCCTCCTTAGATCTATTGGCTAAGGCTCTGGTATTGGTTGGGGCTAGGAGGAGAGGACTAAGGGAGAATGTGGTGGTGGGTGGTGGTTTGGCTGGTGGGGTGGTTGTTTGGGCTGCTGGGGTGCTGATTTGGGTGGCTAGCTAAGTCATGCTAGGGGGAGGATTGGGAGGAGAGTGATGgagagataatttttttttttaatttaaattttaatgattttaatttataaaaaataaaaaatttattattttttttttggtccacATGGAAGTCCatgtcattaaaaaataggtcATTGATAAGTAAACATTCAACAAATTAACTAGCGGTTTGTGTAACGGAGAGATAATTTGTAGGTTTTTCGAGAGTTTGAATATCTATTCGTAAATGTCTCTAAAGTTGGATATGAACTTAAAATGACCTTATAGTTTGAGGGGCTTTATGTAGTTTTTCCTCAAAGGAATGCTTATCAATATGAGTTCTTCGTCTCTATAAATTCAATTTAactgattatttatttatttaaagaattttttttttattgataaaaacgataatatattaaactaaCACTACGTTGATGGTAAGACTCTAACTTAGAACATGACTTTTCATAAAAAGGAACTATTCCAAATCAGTGTGCCCTTTGCCAACTGTACTGATTATAATAGCAACCAATAATGGTGGCATATTGAACTCTCCACATGCCCTCCCCCAACAACCAACCGACACTTTTAATATAATTGAGAAGTGAAAGGTGCTTCTAATTTGTATGGCCATATAAACATTCCGATCGTTTGATTTCACgtgtttctttaattaaataagttgGCCCAGCACTCAGATAATTTAAACACACAATTCTGGGCTGAACGTGGAAAGAATGCAATTTAGACGTTATATTTGTGTGTTCCCCTTGTCTCTCTTTTTCATCCATGGCTAGACTCTCCAAAGTCAAAGTTCTTGAGCAATGCCAAGTCTCTCCCCCACCAAACTCCTGCTCACCTGATATTTCACAAACCTCTCTCCCTCTGACCTTCCTTGACATACCATggctcttcttctctccaagCCTACCTCTTTTCTTCTATGAATTCCCATTTCCCACTTGTCATTTCACTTCCACCGTCCTCCCAAACCTCAAgcactctctctccctcactcTCCAACACTTTTACCCTTTCGCCGGAACCCTAGTGGCCCTGCCCGAACCCGGCATTCCCGAGCTCGTCTACACCCAAGGTGACTCGGTTTCGGTGACCGTTGTCGAGTCAGATGGAGACTTTGTATATCTTTCAAGCAATTTCCCAAGAGAAGTGGAAGAATTTTACACACTTGTGCCTGAACTAGCATCAAGTAGTAGTTTTGCACCTATTAGTAATGCTACTACACAAGCAGCCAAACTTCCTTTGTCAAGTGTTCAAATTACAGTGTTCCCAAATTGTGGGATTTGCATTGGACTTGCATATCATCATGTTGTTGCTGATGGGAGGACcttcaacaatttcatcaaGGCTTGGGCCTCATTCTCTAGGCTTGGAGATTCATCAAAAGTAGACGTACGATCAAAGCCCTCTTATGATCGTACGACTATTGTTGATCCATATGGGTTGGAGGCTATCTTCTTGAAGGAGTGGTGGAAGCGAATTTCTTCACAAGGCTTGGTTCTTCTTGGTCCTAGTTATAATAATGGACATTCAACGAACGTGGTTAGGGCCACTTTTTTGGTGGACTTGGCCCAAATGGAGGGCATCAAGAACTGGATTATTGCTTTATGCAACAAGGGAAATGAGCCACATCCGGTACATTTATCGCCATATGTCCTAACATGTGCATTTCTGTGGGTTTGCTTGGtcaaaatccaagaaaatgatCTTAATCACAACATTTGGTGTGGTGAAGATCCGAattattttgggtttattgCGGGCGGGTTAACCCGTATGGGTCATCCAGTACCGCCTACATATGTCGGTAATTGCGTTGGGTTTGGCCGGTCGATGGCGGTGAGGAAGGACTTGTTGGGAGAAAATGGAATTGTTATTGCGGCAAGGGCAATTGGAAACACTATTAAGAAGCTAGACAAGGAAATTTTGGGAGGTGCAGAGAAGTGGATATCTGAGTGGGAGGTGATGTTCGGGTCGGAGCTTCATGTTATGGTTTTCGGGTCACCTAAGGTGGATCTTTATGAGACAGATTTTGGATGGGGAAGGCCCAAAAAGATAGAGGATATTGGAATTGATGGTGCAAAAGCTATTTCACTCACTGAGAGTAGAGACATATTGGGCGGGATTGAGGTTGGCTTGGTCCTACCAAAGCCTCAAATGGAGGCTTTTAAAACTTTTCTCATCGAGGGACTCGATGCTTTTTCTTGACTTCATCTTTGTATTGTAGTTGTAGGGGTGTGTATATATTActgagacttttttttttggttattagGGTGCGAGGTGAACTGTTAAAACAGGGCCaatgaatttatattttcagtGAAGAATTTACTTTTACATTAGTGcccccctttttttaaaactgtCATCACATTACACATGCATTTTACGTGTCATCTATTTTGATAAAAGTGCTATTTTTTAGAAGAAAGGTGGTTCGAAATCGAATCTAGTGcctcaaatataaaaaataaatgctcttaatcaCTTGTCATCTTTATAATGGAATAAATGAAACATCATCCATGATTTGAAAGCAAATTCTAGTCACTCCAATTCCCCCATTAGGCCCATAGTACCACCGACCTCACCTGCAAGGTGGCATTACTTCTCAGCTAAGAAGAACAATGATTTACGCAGAAGGCAATTgtaggaagaaaataaagtaaaccAACGgctttcaaaattgaaaatcagaGCAAATTCTAGCCGTTAGTTTTCTGCTTTTGTGACACCACAACGTGGCCACCCCATAAATCCAGCTCTTGACCTATGTTCTCTCTCCATTTTGTGGCCCCACTCCCTTCCCCAAATATCACTTTATATTTGGGGAAGCAAGCAATCAGCCCAACTCTCTTCTTTATTTGTTCTCTCtaactaaaactaaaagcttttcttttcttcattcaaatTAAATCTTTGATTTGCAATGGCACATTTGAGCAGCAGtgtgatgaagatgaaggtcTTGGTCTTTGCCTTTGCCGTGGTGGCTTTCTTTGCGGCTGTGTCTTCGGCCCAAGATTTTGATGCTGCGCCCGCTCCCGCGCCGGCTCAAGACAAAGGAGCAGCTCACTCTGTGGTGGCCTCCAGGGCTATGTTCCTCTGCCTCCCGTTTTTCGTGTCCATGGTTGCTCTCCTCAACCACtagattttaattattatttccaCCCATTTATTACTTGCTGGTATTAATTCTTTGGGGTTTTTCAAATGAATTTCGTGGAAGTGACTCGgtgattcttttattttatgtatgtatttataatgcgtgttttttcctttatcaTTCTTTGTTGATGTGATACCATATTATAAATACAGACAAGTATTGAAGGTTCTGAAACAAATTGTAGTAGTTTTGGGAGAATTTGTAAGCACTGCTTAATACAACTAACACAGTCCCTCCA
Above is a window of Prunus persica cultivar Lovell chromosome G2, Prunus_persica_NCBIv2, whole genome shotgun sequence DNA encoding:
- the LOC18786049 gene encoding arabinogalactan peptide 23, with the protein product MEMKKIVCAVLFAAASVSAVMAHEGHAYTHSPAPAPGPGGAANDASASLPVLGSVVGASIVSFIAYYMQ
- the LOC18786056 gene encoding anthocyanin 5-aromatic acyltransferase, whose amino-acid sequence is MARLSKVKVLEQCQVSPPPNSCSPDISQTSLPLTFLDIPWLFFSPSLPLFFYEFPFPTCHFTSTVLPNLKHSLSLTLQHFYPFAGTLVALPEPGIPELVYTQGDSVSVTVVESDGDFVYLSSNFPREVEEFYTLVPELASSSSFAPISNATTQAAKLPLSSVQITVFPNCGICIGLAYHHVVADGRTFNNFIKAWASFSRLGDSSKVDVRSKPSYDRTTIVDPYGLEAIFLKEWWKRISSQGLVLLGPSYNNGHSTNVVRATFLVDLAQMEGIKNWIIALCNKGNEPHPVHLSPYVLTCAFLWVCLVKIQENDLNHNIWCGEDPNYFGFIAGGLTRMGHPVPPTYVGNCVGFGRSMAVRKDLLGENGIVIAARAIGNTIKKLDKEILGGAEKWISEWEVMFGSELHVMVFGSPKVDLYETDFGWGRPKKIEDIGIDGAKAISLTESRDILGGIEVGLVLPKPQMEAFKTFLIEGLDAFS
- the LOC18786192 gene encoding uncharacterized protein LOC18786192 yields the protein MAAMISRRFSSKFARLSHPYSSWSVSSAYLATQNLQDSTPKPFTHSSNSTFSQTPSNPTTIVKDYKTAPNPKPINLNVSWVPTRKSSTQNPEFMHQRVFDPQPKKPNFGFTQSCSSFGTNLWLSDQRPRFLSTSSSPPSESEKPQNPSEYPSQNPDFKHQEIEGPTVERDLSSLANETREVLEGMAKNMYNLSRAFALLGLVQLGVGAWISYITKSTPIPEVSIQSILAFGLPISLAFMLRQSLKPIYFFKKMEEQGRLQILTLTLQVAKNLNVFFVRVRGVSFLCIAGLSVGVLFAVLTR